A single Aythya fuligula isolate bAytFul2 chromosome 21, bAytFul2.pri, whole genome shotgun sequence DNA region contains:
- the ZBTB17 gene encoding zinc finger and BTB domain-containing protein 17 encodes MAAMDFPQHSKQVLEQLNQQRQLGLLCDCTFVVNGINFKAHKAVLAACSEYFRMLFVDQKDVVHLDINNTAGLGQVLDFMYTAKLSLNPDNVEDVLAVAGFLQMKEIVSACNALKSLTVLAESPVESQEVPAETGAEKAAVEDKAVAAVTRGDSDKPKQVPPTQEGKEEAPVAAAAQPEEQAEQLDVKEVPAEGQQPGGADGATQAGTADGFPSPTQPAEGSSSPAAKGSDPQHGATGAAEVELEGKEEEGEMAAEEEEEAKIPKEVQPKLENGENAEDNESGSTDSGQENSGETRLLRSGTYSDRTESKAYGSVTHKCEDCGKEFTHTGNFKRHIRIHTGEKPFSCRECNKAFSDPAACKAHEKTHSPLKPYGCEECGKSYRLISLLNLHKKRHTGEAKYRCDDCGKLFTTSGNLKRHQLVHSGEKPYQCDYCGRSFSDPTSKMRHLETHDTDKEHKCPHCDKKFNQVGNLKAHLKIHIADGPLKCRECGKQFTTSGNLKRHLRIHSGEKPYVCVHCQRQFADPGALQRHVRIHTGEKPCQCLICGKAFTQASSLIAHVRQHTGEKPYVCERCGKRFVQSSQLANHIRHHDNIRPHKCTVCNKAFVNVGDLSKHIIIHTGEKPFLCDKCGRGFNRVDNLRSHVKTVHQGKAGMKILEPEDGGEVNIVTVASDDMVTLATEALAATAVTQLTVVPVAAAVTADETEALKAEITKAVKQVQEADPNTQILYACDSCGEKFLDATSLAQHVRIHTAQALVMFQADTDFYQQYGAATATWQTEQVLPTGELLFRARDAPPEPPATPLAPVPLAGEGQAPTE; translated from the exons ATggcag CCATGGAtttcccccagcacagcaagCAAGTCCTGGAGCAGCTGAACCAGCAGCGGCAGCTGGGCTTGCTGTGCGACTGCACCTTCGTGGTGAATGGCATCAACTTCAAGGCCCACAAAGCCGTGCTGGCGGCGTGCAGCGAGTATTTCAGGATGCTCTTCGTGGACCAGAAGGATGTGGTGCACCTCGACATCAACAACACGGCAG GCCTGGGGCAGGTTTTGGACTTCATGTACACAGCCAAGCTGAGCCTGAACCCCGACAACGTGGAAGACGTGCTGGCCGTGGCGGGGTTCCTCCAGATGAAGGAGATCGTCAGTGCCTGCAACGCGCTCAAGTCCCTCACGGTGCTGGCAGAAAGCCCTGTGGAGAGCCAGGAGGTCCCCGCCGAGACGG GGGCTGAAAAGGCAGCCGTTGAGGACAAAGCGGTGGCAGCAGTGACGCGGGGTGATTCGGACAAACCAAAACAAGTTCCTCCCAcccaggaggggaaggaagaggcgcccgtggctgcagcagcacagcccgaGGAGCAGGCGGAGCAGCTGGATGTCAAAGAGGTCCCCGCAGAAGGGCAGCAACCAGGAG GTGCAGACGGTGCCACCCAGGCGGGCACTGCCGACggcttccccagccccacgcagcccgcggagggcagcagcagccccgcggCCAAGGGCAGCGACCCCCAGCACGGCGCCACGGGAG CTGCAGAGGTGGagctggaagggaaggaagaagagggggagatggcggcagaggaggaggaggaggctaaAATCCCCAAGGAAGTGCAGCCCAAAttagaaaatggagaaaatgctgAGGATAACGAATCGGGGAGCACCGACTCCGGGCAGGAGAACTCGGGGGAAACCCGGCTGCTGCGCTCGGGCACTTACAGCGACCGGACTGAGTCGAAAGCCTACGGCTCCGTCACACACAAGTGTGAG GACTGCGGGAAGGAGTTCACCCACACCGGGAACTTCAAGCGGCACATCCGCATCCACACCGGTGAGAAGCCCTTCTCCTGCAGGGAGTGCAACAAAGCCTTCTCCGACCCGGCCGCCTGCAAAGCCCACGAGAAGACGCACAG ccccctgaAGCCCTACGGCTGCGAGGAGTGCGGGAAGAGCTACCGCCTGATCAGCCTGCTGAACCTGCACAAGAAGCGGCACACGGGGGAGGCCAAGTACCGCTGCGACGACTGCGGCAAGCTCTTCACCACCTCCGGCAACCTGAAGCGGCACCAGCTGGTGCACAGCGGGGAGAAGCCGTACCAGTGCGACTACTGCGGGCGCTCCTTCTCCGACCCCACCTCCAAAATGCGGCACCTGGAGACCCACGACACCGACAAGGAGCACAAGTGTCCCCACTGCGACAAGAAATTCAACCAG GTGGGGAACTTGAAAGCTCACTTGAAGATTCACATTGCAGACGGGCCCCTCAAGTGTCGGGAGTGTGGCAAGCAGTTCACCACTTCAG GCAACCTGAAGCGGCACCTCCGGATCCACAGCGGGGAGAAGCCCTACGTCTGCGTTCACTGCCAGCGGCAGTTCGCTGACCCCGGGGCGCTGCAGCGGCACGTCCGCATCCACACAG gagAGAAGCCGTGCCAGTGCCTGATCTGCGGGAAGGCTTTCACCCAGGCCAGCTCCCTCATCGCCCACGTGCGCCAGCACACGGGGGAGAAGCCCTACGTCTGCGAGCGCTGCGGCAAGAG GTTCGTGCAGTCGAGCCAGCTGGCTAACCACATCCGCCACCACGACAACATCCGACCCCACAAGTGCACCGTCTGCAACAAGGCCTTCGTCAACGTGGGCGACCTCTCCAAGCACATCATCATCCACACCG GGGAGAAGCCGTTCCTGTGTGACAAGTGTGGCCGTGGCTTCAACCGGGTGGACAACCTGCGCTCCCACGTGAAGACGGTGCACCAGGGCAAGGCGGGCATGAAGATCCTCGAGCCAGAGGATGGCGGCGAGGTCAACATTGTCACGGTGGCCTCAGATGACATGGTGACACTCGCCACTGAGGCACTGGCTGCCACCGCTGTCACGCAGCTCACGG TGGTTCCTGTGGCGGCCGCCGTGACAGCAGACGAGACTGAAGCACTTAAAGCAGAGATCACCAAAGCGGTGAAACAAGTGCAGGAAGCAG ACCCCAACACCCAGATCCTCTACGCCTGCGACTCCTGCGGGGAGAAATTCCTGGACGCCACCAGCCTGGCGCAGCACGTCCGCATCCACACGGCCCAGGCCCTCGTCATGTTCCAGGCCGACACGGACTTTTACCAGCAATACGGGGCCGCCACCGCCACCTGGCAAACAGAGCAGGTCCTCCCCACGGGGGAGCTGCTCTTTCGTGCCCGCGATGccccccctgagccccccgccaccccccTGGCCCCTGTGCCGCTGGCCGGGGAGGGCCAGGCGCCCACCGAGTGA
- the HSPB7 gene encoding heat shock protein beta-7 isoform X1, whose amino-acid sequence MNVKSSSAFRSEHSFHHHSRSSSPARPMELFGSFVRPRGEPLGFPACSPPARPGSTGNIKTLGNTYQFTVDVSDFAPEDIIVTTSNNQIEVHAEKLAGDGTVMNTFTHKCQLPEDVDPTSVSSSLGDDGTLTIRARRQPAKHTEHVQQTFRTEIKI is encoded by the exons ATGAACGTGAAATCCTCGTCTGCTTTCCGGTCGGAGCACAGCTTCCACCACCATAGCCGGTCGTCATCACCCGCTCGCCCCATGGAGCTTTTTGGGAGCTTCGTCCGGCCCCGTGGCGAGCCGCTGGGCTTCCCAG CGTGCTCCCCTCCAGCTCGGCCCGGCAGCACCGGCAACATTAAGACCCTGGGCAACACCTACCAGTTCACGGTGGATGTCAGTGACTTCGCCCCTGAGGACATCATCGTCACCACCTCCAACAACCAGATCGAGGTGCATGCCGAGAAG CTGGCCGGGGACGGCACCGTCATGAACACCTTCACCCACAAGTGCCAGCTGCCCGAGGACGTGGACCCCACGTCGGTGTCCTCCTCTCTGGGGGACGACGGCACGCTGACCATCCGGGCACGGCGGCAGCCCGCCAAGCACACCGAGCACGTCCAGCAGACCTTCCGGACTGAGATCAAAATCTGA
- the HSPB7 gene encoding heat shock protein beta-7 isoform X3 — protein MNVKSSSAFRSEHSFHHHSRSSSPARPMELFGSFVRPRGEPLGFPARPGSTGNIKTLGNTYQFTVDVSDFAPEDIIVTTSNNQIELAGDGTVMNTFTHKCQLPEDVDPTSVSSSLGDDGTLTIRARRQPAKHTEHVQQTFRTEIKI, from the exons ATGAACGTGAAATCCTCGTCTGCTTTCCGGTCGGAGCACAGCTTCCACCACCATAGCCGGTCGTCATCACCCGCTCGCCCCATGGAGCTTTTTGGGAGCTTCGTCCGGCCCCGTGGCGAGCCGCTGGGCTTCCCAG CTCGGCCCGGCAGCACCGGCAACATTAAGACCCTGGGCAACACCTACCAGTTCACGGTGGATGTCAGTGACTTCGCCCCTGAGGACATCATCGTCACCACCTCCAACAACCAGATCGAG CTGGCCGGGGACGGCACCGTCATGAACACCTTCACCCACAAGTGCCAGCTGCCCGAGGACGTGGACCCCACGTCGGTGTCCTCCTCTCTGGGGGACGACGGCACGCTGACCATCCGGGCACGGCGGCAGCCCGCCAAGCACACCGAGCACGTCCAGCAGACCTTCCGGACTGAGATCAAAATCTGA
- the HSPB7 gene encoding heat shock protein beta-7 isoform X2, which yields MNVKSSSAFRSEHSFHHHSRSSSPARPMELFGSFVRPRGEPLGFPARPGSTGNIKTLGNTYQFTVDVSDFAPEDIIVTTSNNQIEVHAEKLAGDGTVMNTFTHKCQLPEDVDPTSVSSSLGDDGTLTIRARRQPAKHTEHVQQTFRTEIKI from the exons ATGAACGTGAAATCCTCGTCTGCTTTCCGGTCGGAGCACAGCTTCCACCACCATAGCCGGTCGTCATCACCCGCTCGCCCCATGGAGCTTTTTGGGAGCTTCGTCCGGCCCCGTGGCGAGCCGCTGGGCTTCCCAG CTCGGCCCGGCAGCACCGGCAACATTAAGACCCTGGGCAACACCTACCAGTTCACGGTGGATGTCAGTGACTTCGCCCCTGAGGACATCATCGTCACCACCTCCAACAACCAGATCGAGGTGCATGCCGAGAAG CTGGCCGGGGACGGCACCGTCATGAACACCTTCACCCACAAGTGCCAGCTGCCCGAGGACGTGGACCCCACGTCGGTGTCCTCCTCTCTGGGGGACGACGGCACGCTGACCATCCGGGCACGGCGGCAGCCCGCCAAGCACACCGAGCACGTCCAGCAGACCTTCCGGACTGAGATCAAAATCTGA
- the HSPB7 gene encoding heat shock protein beta-7 isoform X4 yields MNVKSSSAFRSEHSFHHHSRSSSPARPMELFGSFVRPRGEPLGFPARPGSTGNIKTLGNTYQFTVDVSDFAPEDIIVTTSNNQIEVHAEKCQLPEDVDPTSVSSSLGDDGTLTIRARRQPAKHTEHVQQTFRTEIKI; encoded by the exons ATGAACGTGAAATCCTCGTCTGCTTTCCGGTCGGAGCACAGCTTCCACCACCATAGCCGGTCGTCATCACCCGCTCGCCCCATGGAGCTTTTTGGGAGCTTCGTCCGGCCCCGTGGCGAGCCGCTGGGCTTCCCAG CTCGGCCCGGCAGCACCGGCAACATTAAGACCCTGGGCAACACCTACCAGTTCACGGTGGATGTCAGTGACTTCGCCCCTGAGGACATCATCGTCACCACCTCCAACAACCAGATCGAGGTGCATGCCGAGAAG TGCCAGCTGCCCGAGGACGTGGACCCCACGTCGGTGTCCTCCTCTCTGGGGGACGACGGCACGCTGACCATCCGGGCACGGCGGCAGCCCGCCAAGCACACCGAGCACGTCCAGCAGACCTTCCGGACTGAGATCAAAATCTGA
- the CLCNKA gene encoding chloride channel protein ClC-Ka: MNGAGYFGGGRRAYKAPLGSRPPSRPLEEQRVLVSAHSWRPCPKARRRLQGCLELVKRQLFRVGEDWYFLFVLGVLMALISFMMDLIVFRLYEAHRWLYQEVGDYLVLKYLSWTIYPVAMAAFSTGFSQSITPHSGGSGIPELKTILTGVVLEEYLAIKNFGAKVVGLTCTLACGSTIFLGKVGPFVHLSAMAAAYLGKMRTSVMREYEDKFKQNEMLVAAQAVGVATVFGAPISGVLFSIEVMSSHFAVRDYWRGFFAATCGAFMFRLLAVFNSEQETIAAIFKSDLKIDFPFDLPETFFFMILGAICGAIACAYLFCQRWLLAAVRENRLTGRLLATDKPLYSALVVLLLASITFPPGLGQLMASRLSMKEHLISLFDNRTWGVLAQNASVPPAVPGDPRRLWQEWSHPSATIFGTLAFFLLMKFWMLTLATTLPLPAGYFMPIFIYGAAIGRLMGEVVALLFPHGLRVEATTHPIVPGGYALAGAAAFSGAVTHSISTALLVCEATGHLAHVLPVVLAVLVANAIAQKCQPSFYDGTIIVKKLPYLPRIRSRHMASYRVVVEEFMDRRVVAVAKGDGFEEVLAALSATTDGEYPVVESAESPTLVGTVSRARLVAFLQSHEHPRAPPGPLQEKPASMGTVGDDCAIEPVMLQLSPWTSLHQAHHLFELLKLQHIFVTRYGQLVGAVTRAELRRAIEELANPK; this comes from the exons ATGAACGGGGCCGGCTATTTCGGGGGTGGCCGCCGAGCTTATAAAGCCCCGTTAGGCTCTCGGCCGCCTTCCAGACCTCTT gaggagcagagggtgCTGGTGTCGGCGCACAGCTGGCGGCCCTGCCCCAAAGCCCGCAGGAGGCTCCAAG GGTGCCTGGAGCTGGTGAAGCGTCAGCTCTTCCGCGTGGGCGAGGACTGGTATTTCCTCTTCGTGCTGGGGGTCCTCATGGCCCTCATCAGCTTCATGATGGACCTCATCGTCTTCAGGCTCTACGAGG CCCACCGGTGGCTCTACCAAGAGGTTGGGGATTATTTGGTGCTCAAGTACCTCTCGTGGACCATCTACCCCGTGGCCATGGCCGCCTTCTCCACGGGCTTCTCCCAGAGCATCACGCCGCATTCGGGAG GCTCCGGCATCCCCGAGCTCAAGACCATCCTGACCGGCGTGGTGCTGGAGGAGTACCTGGCCATCAAAAATTTCGGGGCCAAGGTGGTGGGGCTGACCTGCACCCTGGCTTGCGGCAGCACCATTTTCCTCGGCAAAGTG GGTCCCTTCGTGCACCTCTCCGCCATGGCCGCGGCGTACTTGGGGAAGATGCGGACATCAGTCATGAGGGAATATGAg GACAAATTCAAGCAGAACGAGATGCTGGTGGCAGCGCAAGCCGTCGGCGTGGCCACAGTTTTCGGGGCACCCATCAGTG GGGTGCTGTTCAGCATCGAGGTGATGTCGTCCCACTTCGCCGTGCGGGATTACTGGCGTGGCTTTTTCGCCGCTACCTGCGGCGCCTTCATGTTCCGCCTCCTCGCCGTCTTCAACAGCGAGCAAG AGACCATCGCGGCGATTTTTAAGAGCGACCTCAAGATTGATTTCCCCTTTGACCTGCCGGAGACCTTCTTCTTCATGATTTTGGG ggcCATCTGTGGAGCCATCGCCTGCGCCTACCTCTTCTGCCAGCGCTGGCTGCTGGCGGCCGTCAGGGAGAACCGGCTCACGGGCAGGCTGCTGGCTACCGA caaGCCCCTGTACTCGgcgctggtggtgctgctgctggcctccaTCACCTTCCCTCCGGGCCTGGGGCAGCTGATGGCCTCCAGg CTGTCCATGAAGGAGCACCTCATCTCGCTCTTCGACAACCGCACCTGGGGGGTGCTGGCCCAAAACGCCTCGGTGCCCCCCGCGGTGCCCGGGGACCCGCGGCGCCTGTGGCAGGAGTGGAGCCACCCCTCTGCCACCATCTTCGGCACCTTGGCCTTCTTCCTGCTGATGAAG ttctGGATGCTGACCCTGGCCAccaccctgcccctgcccgcCGGGTACTTCATGCCCATCTTCATCTACG GAGCCGCCATCGGGCGCCTGATGGGGGAGGTCGTGGCCTTGCTCTTCCCCCACGGCCTCCGCGTGGAGGCCACCACGCACCCCATCGTCCCTGGGGGCTACGCGCTGGCCG GAGCCGCCGCCTTTTCGGGGGCCGTCACCCACTCCATCTCCACCGCCCTGCTGGTGTGCGAGGCCACCGGCCACCTGGCCCACGTCCTGCCCGTGGTCCTGGCCGTGCTGGTGGCCAACGCCATCGCCCAGAAGTGCCAGCCCTCCTTCTACGACGGCACCATCATCGTCAAGAAGCTGCCCTACCTGCCCCGCATCCGCAGCCGGCACATGGC CTCCTACcgggtggtggtggaggagttCATGGATCGGCGGGTCGTGGCCGTGGCCAAGGGCGATGGCTTTGaggaggtgctggcagccctCAGCGCCACCACCGATGGGGAATACCCCGTGGTGGAGAGCGCAG AGTCACCCACGCTGGTGGGCACCGTCAGCCGAGCCCGGCTGGTCGCCTTCCTGCAGAGCCACGAGCACCCACGGGCGCCCCCAGGGCCGCTGCAGGAGAAG ccagcctccaTGGGGACAGTTGGGGATGACTGCGCCATCGAGCCCGTCATGCTGCAGCTCTCGCCCTGGACCTCGCTGCACcag gCACACCACCTCTTTGagctgctgaagctgcagcaCATCTTCGTCACCCGCTACGGGCAGCTGGTGGGGGCTGTCACACGCGCTGAG CTGCGGAGAGCGATCGAGGAGCTCGCCAACCCCAAGTGA